A section of the Maylandia zebra isolate NMK-2024a linkage group LG8, Mzebra_GT3a, whole genome shotgun sequence genome encodes:
- the LOC101485277 gene encoding cytochrome c oxidase subunit NDUFA4, which yields MSSFFGVVAKQIKSHPALIPLFIFISGGATMSVLALTRAALKNPDVSWDHKNNPEPWNQMKPHQQYKLLAVNMDYSKLKEDRPDF from the exons ATGTCTTCATTCTTTGGGGTCGTCGCCAAGCAGATTAAAAGCCACCCAGCT CTGATCCCCCTGTTCATCTTCATAAGTGGAGGGGCAACCATGAGTGTGTTGGCCCTGACCAGGGCGGCTCTGAAAAACCCAGACGTGTC ATGGGATCACAAGAACAACCCTGAACCCTGGAACCAAATGAAGCCCCATCAGCAGTACAAA cttCTTGCAGTAAACATGGATTACTCCAAACTGAAGGAGGACAGGCCAGACTTCTAA
- the cenpt gene encoding uncharacterized protein cenpt, with protein sequence MDPTEDLSARVLLKHILTTEPPRTPVTRSNSQEPSSSGTRRSSRLSKKDAGPQTPQEILRRSMRHKLHESITRKSLPATKRRTASVVLKKANMPATSSVLINDGDTPRHILINILRTEPVKSPVVHETETSEEPEPPSANSTISKTHHSMELSGLDLPDVTVGPAASTAKGLSRKRPRRSFNTTAFEKRLKDGDEAEEETELSIDDNSSLSVLSSASLNLKTPFVDAKTEKRGLQRKVSNRRKISEEEFGAAVDKRRMGGMSSFGPVEQGLGESTHSEGFTLGLSKLSEPDITADIVNCNTALYAQADAMTSNFSIIATQDKPTVVASQLQKDMREMEPEEQMEVEQSKLETDQLCVFPTEDESEKKEARRTVYSKPEDVLAKSDGDEDVVQSRTGVSEDAAQFEDVEERAEVALNSELEQGVEAGSQAEEEAEADSKTEEEEEEDEEDVVDSNTDGGTADSQIEKGDDAGSQSEDENVAEDQTEEEEEDKRGVEESQTGSQSEEGAEASTQSEEEDVVLDSQTEKDEEDGGTEYHTDEVVAALPEEDVSGQSERNEHVTKSENENDFEIFSGENEEEASAQLKHDSEHISRRAYRSEGGLIVPVTEAAEDFPNATFAGWPDAKFKGHGTLDLRTSFEMGSHENGQTHTGDPDVAESSTQGQAEATGTTNEPEADKENSFPLSEGTYDIEDGRSETVPDEAPAEDAAEPEEEMEEEEEDYDDEEDEASDFPCKTPAFVRQKINFNRPDPLASPSVLKNNQASTSGTREPLPAAKPKQRRVRKTRISKKETILPKSYLMGVFKQFAKTKVSADVHPVLNEIMDKFFDRLAEDLETYAAHAKRKTIEVEDVELLLKRQGYVNDKVPVEVLIEKYLRMDQRRLLIPIATSGNVVIPAKRR encoded by the exons ATGGATCCCACGGAGGATTTGTCCGCTCGGGTCCTGCTGAAACATATTCTCACCACCGAGCCACCCAGGACCCCTGTCACACGCAG TAATTCACAGGAGCCGAGTAGCAGCGGGACCCGGCGGAGTAGCAGGCTCAGCAAGAAAGATGCTGGTCCCCAAACCCCGCAGGAGATCCTTAGGCGGAGCATGAGACATAAGCTCCATGAG AGCATAACCAGAAAATCCCTCCCCGCCACTAAAAGGAGGACTGCCTCAGTTGTGTTAAAAAAGGCAAACATGCCTGCCACATCTTCAGTACTGATTAATGACGGAGACACTCCCAGACACATACTCATAAACATCCTGCGGACAG AGCCGGTGAAATCCCCCGTGGTTCATGAGACAGAAACATCTGAAGAGCCGGAGCCACCTTCAGCCAATTCGACCATCTCCAAAACGCATCACAG TATGGAGCTGTCAGGGCTGGACCTGCCTGATGTAACAGTTGGCCCAGCAGCCAGCACTGCAAAGGGACTGAGCCGAAAGAGACCGCGCAGGAGTTTTAACACAACGGCTTTTGAAAAACGACTTAAAGATGGAGATG AAGCTGAAGAGGAAACTGAACTATCAATAGATGACAATTCATCACTGTCTGTGTTGAG CTCTGCTTCCTTGAATTTAAAAACTCCGTTTGTTGACGCTAAGACTGAGAAAAGAggtctgcagagaaaagtttCAAATCGTCGGAAAATCTCAGAGGAAGAATTTGGTGCTGCTGTAGATAAACGACGGATGGGAG GTATGAGCAGCTTTGGACCTGTGGAGCAGGGGCTTGGTGAATCTACTCACTCTGAGGGCTTCACCTTAGGTCTAAGCAAACTCAGCGAACCAGATATCACAGCCGATATTGTGAACTGTAACACGGCTCTCTACGCCCAGGCTGATGCCATGACCTCCAACTTTTCTATCATTGCTACTCAGGACAAACCTACAGTCGTGGCGTCTCAGCTGCAGAAGGACATGAGGGAGATGGAGCCAGAGGAGCAAATGGAAGTGGAGCAGAGCAAGCTGGAAACTGACCAATTGTGTGTGTTTCCAACTGAAGATGAATCTGAAAAGAAGGAAGCAAGGAGAACAGTTTACAGTAAACCTGAAGATGTCTTGGCAAAATCTGACGGAGATGAAGATGTAGTTCAATCTCGGACCGGTGTAAGCGAGGATGCAGCTCAGTTTGAAGACGTTGAGGAAAGAGCAGAAGTTGCTCTTAATTCCGAGCTTGAACAGGGTGTTGAAGCAGGGTCACAGGCTGAAGAGGAAGCTGAAGCAGATTCtaaaactgaagaggaggaggaagaagatgaggaAGATGTAGTTGACTCTAACACTGATGGAGGTACAGCCGACTCGCAGATCGAAAAGGGTGATGACGCAGGTTCTCAGTCTGAAGACGAGAATGTGGCTGAGGATCAGactgaagaagaggaagaagacaagAGAGGCGTAGAAGAATCTCAAACTGGTTCCCAGTCCGAAGAGGGAGCTGAAGCATCTACTCAGTCTGAGGAAGAGGACGTTGTACTAGACTCTCAAACCGAAAAGGATGAAGAGGATGGTGGCACTGAATATCACACTGATGAAGTTGTAGCAGCCCTGCCTGAAGAGGATGTTAGTGGTCAATCTGAGAGAAATGAGCACGTGACCAAGTCTGAGAACGAAAATGACTTTGAGATCTTCAGCGGTGAAAATGAAGAGGAGGCATCAGCTCAGCTGAAACATGACTCAGAACACATCAGCCGGAGGGCTTATCGCTCTGAGGGCGGTCTCATTGTGCCGGTTACAGAGGCAGCAGAGGATTTCCCTAATGCTACGTttgcag GATGGCCTGATGCCAAATTCAAAGGACATGGCACTCTGGATTTGCGCACCAGCTTTGAGATGGGAAGCCATGAGAATGGTCAGACTCACACCGGAGACCCTGATGTGGCCGAATCCTCAACCCAAGGACAGGCAGAGGCCACTGGGACAACGAATGAGCCTGAGGCTGACAAAGAGAACTCATTTCCTCTGTCAGAGGGAACGTATGACATTGAAGATGGTAGGAGTGAAACTGTGCCTGATGAAGCTCCAGCTGAGGATGCTGCTGAACCAGAAGAAGaaatggaagaagaagaagaagattatgatgatgaagaggatgaag CTTCAGACTTCCCCTGCAAGACTCCAGCGTTTGTCAGACAGAAAATTAATTTTAATCGTCCTGATCCTTTAGCATCACCTTCTGTTCTAAAGAACAATCAGGCCAG TACCAGCGGTACAAGAGAACCTTTACCTGCAGCTAAACCTAAGCAGAGGAGAGTGAGGAAGACGAGGATCTCTAAAAAGGAAACTATCCTTCCTAAGAGCTACCTTATGGGCGTCTTTAAGCAATTTGCCAAAACAAAagtctctgcagacgtccaccCTGTCCTAAATGAAAT AATGGATAAATTCTTTGACCGGCTAGCTGAGGACCTGGAGACGTATGCTGCCCATGCAAAGAGAAAAACCATAGAGGTCGAGGACGTTGAACTTCTGCTGAAAAG GCAGGGTTATGTGAATGACAAGGTGCCAGTGGAAGTGCTTATTGAAAAATATCTTCGCATGGACCAGCGAAGGCTTCTAATCCCCATCGCAACCAGTGGAAATGTTGTTATCCCTGCAAAGCGGAGGTGA